AGTTGCTCATTTTTTAGCGGGCCCGGTGGTTGGATGAGCCAGACTAGCAGGGGGAACCTCCGGGACGAAGAAATATTTGCCAGGATGCGGCAAGTTGACGGTTAACAGCCCTGGCAGGCTGGTGATCGGCGCAGGGGCCGAGGGTCGAAGCCCATTTTTTGCGGGCCAAAGGCCCAGGACATAGTGGGAACCTTAGCGCCGGTCACATCGGCCGGCGCTCAATCACCTTTTGAAGACGCGGGAAAGCCCAGTCGATCTGGTCACGGGTGATGACCAGCGGCGGGGCCAAACGGATGACCTTTTCGTGCGTCTCCTTGCACAGGATTCCCTGCTCCTTCAGGGCCTCGCAATAGGGACGCGCCGGGCCGAGGAGTTCAATGGCGATCCAAAGGCCGCGGCCGCGGATTTCGCGGATCTCAGGCTTGCTGAGGGTGCGCAGGCGATCGAGGAAGTAAGCTCCGAGTTCGGCCGAGTTACGCACCATGTTTTCTTCCGCGAGCACCCGCAGCGCAGTACGTGCGACGGCACAGGCCAGCGGGTTTCCGCCGAAGGTGGAACCATGGTCGCCGGGACGGAAGACGCCGAGCACTTCTTTCGACGCCAGCACGGCGGATACGGGATAGAAGCCGCCGGCGAGCGCCTTGCCGATGATCAGCACGTCGGGAGTGACGCGCTCGTGCATGCAGGCGAACAGTTTGCCGGTGCGGCCGAGGCCGGACTGGATCTCGTCGCATATCAGCAGCACCTGGTTGAGCCGGCAGACACGGGCGGCGTCGCGCAGAAAACCGTCGGCGGGAATGATGATGCCCGCTTCACCCTGGATGGGCTCCACCAGGAAGGCGCAGGTGTTCGGGGTGATGGCCGCCTGCAGCGCGGCGGCGTCGCCGAACGGTATGACTTTGAAGCCGGGCGTGAACGGACCGAAGCCGTGGCGATACTGCTCGTCGGTGGAGAAGCTGACTACGGTGGTGGTGCGGCCATGAAAATTGTTGGCGCAGACGATGATGTCTGCCTGGCCGTCGGGAATACCTTTCACGGTATAGCCCCACTTGCGGGCGGCCTTGATAGCGGTCTCGACCGCCTCGGCGCCGGTGTTCATGGGCAGTGCCATGTCATAGCCGGTAAGTTCGTGGAGTTCCTTGAGTAGTAACGGGAGCTGGTCATTGCGGAAGGCGCGCGAGGTGAGGGTGACGCGGTGGGCCTGGTCGATGAGCGTTTCCAGGATCCGCGGGTGGCAATGTCCCTGGTTGACCGCGGAATACGATGCCAGGCAGTCGAGGTACCTCCTGCCTTCGGTGTCATAAACCCAGACCCCTTGCCCGCGATGAATGACGACATCCAGGGGGTGATAGTTGTGGGCGCCGTACTGCTCTTCGAGAGCGATAAATTCGTCGCTTTTACTGAGTTCTGCCGTTAACATTTTTCCTCCCTCTGGACTTAGGGGCTAGCCCCTTTCCGCCAGCTCCAACTCTTGAACAGGTTGCCCACGCACCACTCTCCTGGGACGCAAAACCACCTCCCCTTTCATGAGCTCGTACAGGATCGCCTTCTGCGCGTGGAGGCGATTTTCCGCTTGCTGAAAAACTGCGGATTGAGCGCAGTCGATGACCTCGTCGGTGACCTCTTCACCGCGGTGAGCGGGGAGGCAGTGCATGAAGATGGCATCGCGCTTGGCGTTGCTGAAAAGCCGGGCGTCGACCTGGAAGGGATGGAAAGCGCGAGCCCGTTTTTCGGCTTCGTTTTCCTGCCCCATGCTGGTCCAGACATCGGTGTAGACGACATCGGCATCGAACGCGGCTTCGACGGGGTCGTTGGTCAAGGTGATGATGGCGCCGGTCTGCAGGCTGCGTTCACGCGCCCAATGCACCGCCTGCGGGTTGGGTTCGTAACCGTCAGGGGTTGAGATCCAGACGTTCGCGCCCAGTTGTGCTCCGGCGAACATCAGGGAATGCGCCACGTTGTTGCCGTCGCCCAGGAATGCAACCTTCAGTCCCGCAATGTGTCCCTTACGTTCTTCGATCGTCAGGAAGTCGGCCATGGCCTGGCAGGGATGGCTGAAATCGGTCAGGCCGTTGATGACGGGAATGGAAGCGTACTCGGCCAAACGCTCGACGATGTCGTGGGCAAAGGTGCGGATCATGATCGCCTGCACCATGCGCTCCAGGTTCTTGGCCACGTCGTACACGGACTCGCGCTTGCCGAGGCTGATTTCGGCGGGGGAAAGATAAAGCGAGAAGCCGCCGAGCTGCTGGATGCCGACGTCGAAAGTAACCCGAGTGCGGAGGGAGGGCTTCTCGAAAATCATGGCCAGCGTCTTGCCCTTGAGCGAATCCGCGTAAGTGCTCGGGCTGGCCTTGATATCGGCGGCCAAGTCGAGAAGTTCGCGGATTCGGAAGGGCGAAAAGTCGCGGATGGAAAGGAAATCATTACGGTGATCCATGACGTTGCCTCGTTCCAGCTTTCAGTTTCTTGATCCAATA
This genomic interval from Terriglobales bacterium contains the following:
- the rocD gene encoding ornithine--oxo-acid transaminase; this translates as MLTAELSKSDEFIALEEQYGAHNYHPLDVVIHRGQGVWVYDTEGRRYLDCLASYSAVNQGHCHPRILETLIDQAHRVTLTSRAFRNDQLPLLLKELHELTGYDMALPMNTGAEAVETAIKAARKWGYTVKGIPDGQADIIVCANNFHGRTTTVVSFSTDEQYRHGFGPFTPGFKVIPFGDAAALQAAITPNTCAFLVEPIQGEAGIIIPADGFLRDAARVCRLNQVLLICDEIQSGLGRTGKLFACMHERVTPDVLIIGKALAGGFYPVSAVLASKEVLGVFRPGDHGSTFGGNPLACAVARTALRVLAEENMVRNSAELGAYFLDRLRTLSKPEIREIRGRGLWIAIELLGPARPYCEALKEQGILCKETHEKVIRLAPPLVITRDQIDWAFPRLQKVIERRPM
- the argF gene encoding ornithine carbamoyltransferase; the encoded protein is MDHRNDFLSIRDFSPFRIRELLDLAADIKASPSTYADSLKGKTLAMIFEKPSLRTRVTFDVGIQQLGGFSLYLSPAEISLGKRESVYDVAKNLERMVQAIMIRTFAHDIVERLAEYASIPVINGLTDFSHPCQAMADFLTIEERKGHIAGLKVAFLGDGNNVAHSLMFAGAQLGANVWISTPDGYEPNPQAVHWARERSLQTGAIITLTNDPVEAAFDADVVYTDVWTSMGQENEAEKRARAFHPFQVDARLFSNAKRDAIFMHCLPAHRGEEVTDEVIDCAQSAVFQQAENRLHAQKAILYELMKGEVVLRPRRVVRGQPVQELELAERG